Proteins from one Leptospira bourretii genomic window:
- a CDS encoding adenylate/guanylate cyclase domain-containing protein, producing MKEYINNPVNNLRKALNVLNEGISEPEVFKKFPDLEEPLKIGIQANCILLMCDLSPFSDITKNWEPKQIKDFLDIYYAEMVEIITSYGGIVEKYIGDAILAVFGEPFAEKTTKETLLRTFNAAQDLTVAVERAFGGEVELKTAITFGSCFFGYTGHREHRELTIIGTPLTELFRLENACPSGAIIMPAVLFNNIRSEIRILPPYSNYHVEWFISNDTLQLKGVGSVPVNIFMRTDTLP from the coding sequence ATGAAAGAATACATTAATAATCCAGTAAATAACTTAAGAAAAGCCCTGAATGTTCTAAACGAAGGAATTTCAGAACCTGAAGTTTTTAAAAAATTTCCGGATTTAGAAGAACCCCTGAAAATCGGAATTCAAGCTAATTGTATTCTATTAATGTGCGATTTGAGTCCGTTCTCTGATATTACTAAAAATTGGGAACCAAAGCAGATTAAGGACTTTTTGGATATTTACTATGCAGAAATGGTAGAAATCATAACTAGTTATGGAGGGATTGTAGAGAAATATATAGGAGATGCAATACTTGCGGTATTTGGAGAACCTTTTGCTGAAAAAACAACAAAGGAAACTCTACTACGGACGTTTAATGCAGCCCAAGATTTAACGGTAGCTGTAGAAAGAGCATTTGGTGGTGAAGTAGAATTGAAAACAGCAATTACCTTTGGTTCTTGTTTTTTCGGTTACACTGGGCATCGCGAACACCGAGAACTTACAATTATTGGCACACCGCTTACAGAATTATTCCGACTAGAAAATGCATGTCCTTCTGGCGCAATCATAATGCCTGCAGTTCTATTTAATAACATCCGGTCTGAAATCAGAATTCTGCCTCCATATTCAAATTACCATGTTGAATGGTTCATTTCAAATGATACTCTTCAATTAAAAGGTGTTGGCTCAGTACCAGTAAATATCTTTATGAGGACAGATACTTTACCATGA
- a CDS encoding Pycsar system effector family protein produces MKNEFRQNLTIQSVTWINSADTKATALLTIYGALAALTLATNSFPSVISCNGEFIGFLSYFSGTLLGIICSIFALNPRLNRKSYIMENPSDLFIFDLAKLSFENFESKLNRLSKKQIINENEQQLYSLCKIASIKMKWVKRSILFFSLIAFGFFLIILNKTIEHVA; encoded by the coding sequence ATGAAAAACGAATTTCGACAAAATCTAACAATTCAATCTGTAACTTGGATTAATTCAGCTGACACAAAAGCAACAGCTTTATTAACAATTTACGGTGCACTTGCAGCTTTAACACTAGCAACAAATTCATTTCCATCTGTAATTTCATGTAATGGAGAATTTATAGGTTTTCTAAGTTATTTTTCAGGAACTCTTTTGGGAATCATTTGTAGTATCTTTGCATTAAATCCAAGATTAAATCGCAAATCATATATAATGGAAAATCCAAGTGATTTATTTATATTTGATTTAGCTAAACTATCTTTTGAGAATTTTGAATCTAAACTAAATAGACTATCAAAAAAACAAATTATAAACGAAAACGAGCAACAACTGTATTCTCTTTGCAAAATCGCATCAATAAAAATGAAGTGGGTGAAACGAAGTATACTATTTTTCTCTCTAATTGCATTCGGATTTTTTCTGATAATTCTAAACAAAACCATCGAACACGTCGCATAA
- a CDS encoding RDD family protein codes for MNIEKTNIPEDLELASLGKRIKAHLVDFIVMLPFLSIMIYAMFKSQSLGLKYYFMLTIFYSIIFIGYRIFFAFKYGGTLGKLAVKIKIIGKNQDSLSIRDSFLREIPHIFIYIIFIINVYLMFSYYNDNAETLIAYDFSSYFKELEKQELFPNLSTYYYILSILFILFNKMKKTPHDFLANSIVILNAKKSNVA; via the coding sequence ATGAACATAGAAAAGACAAATATACCAGAAGATTTAGAATTAGCATCATTAGGCAAACGAATTAAAGCACATTTAGTAGATTTTATAGTTATGCTACCATTTCTTTCAATAATGATTTATGCGATGTTCAAATCACAGAGTTTAGGATTAAAATACTATTTTATGTTAACGATTTTCTATTCCATAATTTTCATCGGATATAGAATTTTCTTTGCATTCAAATATGGCGGAACATTAGGAAAATTAGCCGTTAAAATTAAAATAATTGGAAAAAACCAAGACAGCTTAAGTATAAGAGATTCATTTTTAAGAGAGATACCGCATATTTTCATCTATATTATCTTCATTATTAATGTTTACTTGATGTTTAGTTATTACAATGATAATGCTGAAACCTTAATTGCTTACGATTTTTCTTCTTATTTTAAAGAATTAGAAAAACAAGAACTCTTTCCTAATCTTTCAACTTATTACTATATTCTTTCAATTCTATTTATTCTTTTTAACAAAATGAAGAAAACACCACATGATTTTCTTGCAAATTCAATTGTCATTCTCAATGCTAAAAAATCCAACGTCGCATAA
- a CDS encoding GNAT family N-acetyltransferase, producing MNKLQVRIAKVSEQKTLEEIQWEASLNNPGDREVLLINPDAIELPIKQIEAGGVFVAEVEGSILGFAAVLPRDDGNSELDAIFVKPNVWRKGVGRALIKRCCTQAKFSGADFLHVVGNPHAEGFYKSCGFELLGTTQTRFGVGLNMKKSLLLI from the coding sequence ATGAATAAATTACAAGTAAGAATAGCAAAAGTCAGCGAGCAAAAAACTCTTGAGGAAATTCAATGGGAGGCCTCTTTGAATAATCCGGGTGATCGAGAAGTTCTATTGATAAATCCAGATGCAATTGAACTTCCAATTAAACAAATCGAGGCCGGCGGGGTTTTTGTCGCGGAGGTAGAAGGTTCAATATTGGGATTCGCTGCAGTTCTTCCTCGCGACGATGGAAATTCCGAACTTGATGCTATATTCGTTAAACCAAATGTGTGGCGAAAAGGTGTTGGTCGGGCACTCATTAAACGATGTTGTACCCAGGCAAAATTTTCGGGTGCGGATTTTTTACATGTAGTTGGGAATCCTCATGCTGAAGGTTTCTACAAATCATGCGGGTTTGAGCTCTTAGGCACCACACAAACTCGCTTTGGAGTAGGATTAAATATGAAAAAAAGCCTGCTACTAATTTAA
- a CDS encoding RDD family protein — MFKIRLLASIIDVILLIAVTYLVSFFNIESYNVQLSINLSIAFAYFSIFNSKIFKGKTIGKAICQISVQNQFFGNLSLIRSCLRAFILILPFYILFYDIESGNFTKDQYKNILSLKTYFSVPLLSFIIISSIFDIPLHRGLHEIVSQSVVIKNKYTYLAFPYQRKVIISAFIGSVIITLISLILNIFFIESKYPSAESKEHLSLLQIVNNYPSIVFLKIKKNDNEIIMKINVPINEFENNLPKILKEWRSQKQSSFDLYKCKINLTYISKPNFQLNDYTKYSRTDELNSKKILCSLY; from the coding sequence ATGTTTAAAATAAGATTATTAGCTTCTATAATTGATGTAATTCTGCTAATAGCAGTAACCTATCTCGTGTCATTCTTTAATATAGAAAGCTACAATGTTCAACTTTCAATTAATCTTTCGATAGCGTTCGCCTATTTTTCTATCTTTAATAGTAAAATATTCAAGGGAAAAACCATCGGAAAAGCGATTTGCCAAATATCTGTCCAAAACCAATTTTTCGGAAATTTAAGTTTAATCAGATCTTGCTTAAGAGCATTTATTTTAATATTACCATTTTACATCCTATTTTACGATATTGAATCTGGAAATTTTACAAAAGATCAATACAAAAACATTCTCTCTTTAAAAACTTATTTTTCTGTCCCACTTTTATCTTTTATAATTATATCGAGTATTTTTGATATTCCTCTGCATAGAGGATTACATGAAATCGTAAGTCAAAGTGTAGTTATAAAAAATAAATATACTTATTTAGCATTTCCATATCAACGTAAAGTAATTATCTCAGCTTTTATTGGCTCAGTAATTATAACTTTAATTTCCTTAATTTTGAATATCTTCTTCATTGAATCAAAATATCCATCAGCAGAATCAAAGGAACACCTTAGTTTATTACAAATAGTAAATAATTATCCAAGTATCGTTTTTTTAAAAATCAAAAAAAATGATAATGAAATAATCATGAAAATAAATGTTCCCATTAATGAATTTGAAAATAATCTTCCAAAAATACTCAAGGAATGGAGATCACAAAAACAATCATCCTTTGACTTATATAAATGTAAAATCAACCTAACCTATATTTCGAAACCAAATTTCCAACTTAACGATTATACTAAATATTCTCGAACAGATGAATTAAATTCAAAAAAAATTCTATGTTCTCTTTACTGA
- a CDS encoding zf-TFIIB domain-containing protein, whose amino-acid sequence MKVKNKSKIRKSRLICGNCNSKMKLHILPKIFNSIEIDICNNCELIWLDKNEIESLNINNSEFNIEKKAKTNAEIEFLLTINRIQHKHQNIKNDEILHSLYNTNSEKSSGLLHFLMTHPKNVSNLPKEIVNFIKKHFQ is encoded by the coding sequence ATGAAAGTAAAGAATAAGTCCAAAATTAGGAAATCTAGACTTATTTGCGGAAATTGTAATTCAAAAATGAAATTGCATATTCTTCCTAAAATTTTCAACTCTATCGAAATTGACATATGTAATAATTGCGAACTAATTTGGTTAGATAAAAATGAAATTGAAAGTTTGAATATTAATAATTCAGAATTCAACATTGAAAAAAAAGCAAAAACAAATGCCGAAATTGAATTCCTTCTAACAATCAATAGAATTCAACACAAACATCAAAATATAAAAAATGATGAAATTTTACATAGCCTATATAATACAAATTCAGAGAAATCGTCAGGGCTACTTCATTTTTTAATGACGCATCCTAAAAATGTATCGAATTTACCAAAGGAAATTGTAAATTTTATTAAGAAGCATTTTCAATAA
- a CDS encoding LA_2444/LA_4059 family outer membrane protein — MKKNIKKFILTLILANSALFSQGSKATIETGIKAQKAEFIPYEYSRDKTDAEPYWGYKVNDLRSNTKTINPFFFIYKNLENGFGFEFEYSKIQMERANYDIDNVYRINNTIQYERYKEYLRYNERNDYKLNFFFYLSPESKEYFAIGGGIRKIDRIRNISKDNFTAEEKIIALGPQIVLKSKIPITDQLSLNLGLDFYHTQGKRDYYYLDSNLYYFPSGTFADFAFIKGNGKTKGVFQGYEANISLKYNFLENFNLAFGYNYNYSYFKYEDLNDTYFSYSSFRNSYGFQNSKLSNGKEIIRGFYISASTVF; from the coding sequence ATGAAAAAAAATATAAAAAAATTTATCCTGACTTTAATTTTAGCAAACTCTGCACTTTTTTCTCAAGGTTCAAAAGCAACTATAGAAACCGGAATTAAGGCGCAAAAAGCTGAATTCATTCCCTATGAATATAGTAGAGACAAAACCGATGCTGAACCTTATTGGGGATATAAAGTAAATGATTTAAGGAGCAATACTAAAACTATTAATCCTTTCTTCTTCATTTATAAAAATCTTGAAAATGGTTTTGGGTTTGAATTTGAATACTCCAAAATTCAAATGGAAAGAGCTAATTATGATATTGATAATGTATATAGAATAAACAATACTATACAATATGAACGTTATAAAGAATATTTAAGATATAATGAAAGAAATGATTATAAATTAAATTTCTTCTTTTATCTTTCTCCGGAATCAAAAGAGTATTTTGCGATTGGCGGTGGAATTAGAAAAATTGATAGAATCAGAAATATTTCAAAAGACAATTTTACTGCTGAAGAAAAAATAATTGCCCTAGGTCCTCAAATTGTTCTAAAATCAAAAATTCCTATTACTGATCAGCTTTCCCTTAATCTTGGATTAGATTTCTATCATACTCAAGGTAAAAGAGATTACTATTACCTTGATTCTAACCTTTATTACTTTCCATCTGGTACTTTTGCTGATTTTGCATTTATTAAAGGAAATGGAAAAACCAAAGGTGTATTTCAAGGATATGAAGCGAACATATCTTTGAAATACAATTTCCTAGAAAACTTCAACCTTGCTTTCGGCTACAATTACAATTATTCATATTTTAAATATGAAGACTTGAATGATACTTATTTCTCGTATTCTTCTTTTAGAAATTCTTATGGTTTCCAAAATAGCAAGCTCTCGAATGGAAAAGAAATTATTAGAGGATTTTATATATCAGCCTCTACCGTATTCTAA
- a CDS encoding AAA family ATPase, translating into MIKINSIKIINVGPIKEIVLNFDKSFNIICGENGIGKTTILNCLAQSFSNNHLSLKKKASSEKGFWQIDVNINDKKIENEITIDAFHPNEYKSTNKFYFYENSIDVIVFKTHRDIEYMRLNSLSTDPIKSIGNFAQETLSGSLSADLKNWFVNRYLFSAQKGTLDENQIKNFEIAKKCFTFLNPRISFSKVIPDSFDILIHDEKEEIYFEYLSSGYKSCIALLLGLIKEVEFRYKNPSKFIRDFDGIVFIDELDLHLHPEWQAMIYKTLKVILPNAQIFTSTHSPHIIQIANPEEIIALTLNENKEITFNPIFNSEFGCQGWTVEEILVGVMGMTETRTDQYLEIIEKFNLAIESEDYLSAKSNYNILDRMLHPENSLKKIFRIQLAGMSKNDKD; encoded by the coding sequence ATGATTAAAATAAATAGTATAAAAATTATAAACGTTGGACCAATAAAAGAGATAGTGTTAAATTTTGATAAGTCTTTCAACATTATCTGTGGAGAGAATGGTATTGGAAAAACAACAATACTAAATTGCCTAGCTCAATCTTTCTCTAATAATCATCTATCTCTTAAAAAAAAAGCCAGTAGTGAAAAGGGATTCTGGCAAATAGATGTAAATATAAATGATAAAAAAATAGAAAATGAAATTACCATAGATGCATTTCATCCAAACGAATATAAAAGCACCAATAAATTTTATTTTTATGAAAATTCAATAGATGTAATAGTCTTCAAGACACATCGAGATATCGAATATATGCGACTTAATTCACTATCAACAGATCCAATAAAAAGTATTGGGAATTTTGCTCAAGAAACTTTGAGCGGTTCGTTGTCAGCTGACTTAAAAAATTGGTTTGTAAACAGATATTTATTTTCTGCACAAAAAGGAACCTTAGACGAAAACCAAATTAAGAATTTTGAAATAGCCAAGAAATGTTTTACATTCCTAAATCCCAGAATTTCTTTTAGTAAGGTAATACCAGATTCTTTTGATATTTTAATTCATGACGAAAAGGAGGAAATATACTTTGAATATTTATCATCTGGCTATAAATCATGCATTGCGCTGTTACTTGGACTTATAAAAGAAGTTGAATTTCGTTATAAAAACCCCAGCAAGTTTATTCGAGACTTTGACGGAATTGTATTTATAGATGAATTAGATTTACATTTACACCCAGAATGGCAAGCGATGATCTATAAAACCTTAAAAGTTATTTTACCAAATGCTCAAATTTTTACTTCTACACATAGTCCGCATATTATTCAAATTGCTAATCCTGAAGAAATAATCGCATTAACTCTCAATGAAAATAAGGAGATTACCTTTAATCCAATATTTAATTCCGAATTTGGATGTCAAGGTTGGACAGTCGAAGAAATTTTAGTTGGTGTAATGGGGATGACGGAGACAAGAACTGATCAATATTTGGAAATAATCGAAAAATTTAACTTAGCAATTGAAAGTGAAGACTATCTAAGCGCAAAATCTAACTATAATATACTTGATAGAATGCTTCATCCCGAAAATTCATTAAAAAAAATTTTCAGAATCCAATTAGCCGGCATGAGCAAAAATGATAAAGATTGA
- a CDS encoding HNH endonuclease translates to MIKIERTQKPPELTESLQSELTKEFIQTNKSVWNIDFLKKKLLEYSNNKCCYCETNITEESKYLEVDHFHPKEKYKNEVLEWNNLLPSCKKCNGTKKDHDTILEPIIDPSFIDPKAHLKYWHYRIKGKDDLGKLTISVLNLNNPDRLVKKRYQIGNAVQEKLEELNELTNEVLTGLNTSTRRINRITNGLKDLMKEGLPNSAYSATTAAIILTNADFIELKNYFQTLRIWDSELIQLENDISKAALEIQA, encoded by the coding sequence ATGATAAAGATTGAAAGAACGCAAAAGCCTCCAGAACTAACCGAATCATTGCAATCAGAACTAACCAAAGAATTTATACAGACTAATAAATCTGTCTGGAATATTGATTTTTTAAAGAAGAAACTTTTAGAATACTCCAACAATAAGTGCTGTTATTGTGAAACAAATATAACAGAAGAAAGCAAATACTTAGAAGTTGATCACTTCCATCCAAAAGAAAAGTATAAAAATGAAGTTTTAGAATGGAACAACCTATTACCATCGTGTAAAAAATGCAATGGTACTAAAAAAGATCATGATACAATATTAGAACCAATAATTGATCCTTCATTCATCGATCCAAAAGCTCACCTAAAATATTGGCATTACAGAATAAAAGGAAAAGATGACCTTGGAAAACTCACAATTTCAGTTTTGAATTTAAATAATCCAGACAGGCTCGTAAAAAAAAGATATCAAATAGGAAACGCAGTACAAGAAAAATTAGAAGAATTGAATGAATTAACGAATGAAGTTTTAACAGGGCTTAATACAAGCACAAGAAGAATAAATAGAATTACCAATGGTTTAAAAGATTTAATGAAAGAAGGATTACCCAATTCTGCTTATTCTGCAACTACAGCCGCTATCATCTTGACAAATGCCGATTTCATCGAACTTAAGAATTATTTCCAAACACTAAGGATATGGGATAGTGAATTGATTCAATTAGAGAATGATATTTCGAAAGCAGCTCTTGAAATTCAAGCATAA
- a CDS encoding TIR domain-containing protein — MKHKVFISYHHKNDQLYKDLLIQKNIENEIFIDSSVDTGEISDSLTDEEIRVKIRDEYLIDSSVTILLAGTETKARKHIDWEIYSSMYDGKVNKKSGILVINLPSTNCKYFTAAHENEQKIYPADFTWTNIQTRKEYEERYPYLPDRIIDNLISKKSKISITNWDTIYNNPTALKFLIDATFNDRSQAEYDLSRPMRRKDG, encoded by the coding sequence ATGAAACATAAAGTATTTATTAGCTACCATCACAAAAATGATCAGCTTTACAAAGATTTACTAATTCAAAAAAATATCGAAAATGAAATTTTCATTGATTCATCAGTCGATACCGGAGAAATCTCCGACAGTCTGACGGACGAAGAAATTAGAGTTAAAATTCGAGATGAATATTTAATTGATTCAAGCGTAACAATACTACTAGCTGGGACAGAAACAAAAGCAAGAAAACATATAGACTGGGAAATTTACTCGAGTATGTATGATGGCAAAGTAAACAAAAAATCAGGTATTCTCGTTATTAATTTACCAAGTACAAATTGCAAATATTTCACCGCAGCACACGAAAATGAACAAAAAATATATCCAGCTGATTTTACTTGGACTAACATCCAAACAAGAAAGGAATATGAAGAGAGGTATCCGTATTTACCAGATAGAATTATAGATAACCTTATTTCAAAAAAATCAAAAATCTCCATTACCAATTGGGATACCATTTATAACAATCCGACAGCATTGAAATTTTTAATTGATGCTACTTTCAACGATCGATCCCAAGCGGAGTATGATTTATCAAGACCAATGAGAAGAAAAGATGGATAA
- a CDS encoding type II toxin-antitoxin system RelE/ParE family toxin, with translation MIEFTAYKGEKFTVEWYFDEKEKSDVLDYFNGLPDDLKIKTLALFKRFADIGEIKDKTKFNFEGDSLFAFKPIPHRFLCFFVKGKKIVITNAFVKKTDKLPKNEKIRAIKRREDYETRSKKGIYY, from the coding sequence GTGATAGAATTTACAGCTTATAAAGGCGAAAAATTCACTGTTGAATGGTATTTTGATGAAAAAGAAAAATCTGATGTTCTAGATTATTTTAATGGTCTTCCAGATGATTTAAAGATTAAAACTTTAGCTTTGTTCAAAAGATTTGCTGACATTGGTGAAATCAAAGACAAAACTAAATTCAATTTTGAAGGAGACTCTCTTTTCGCTTTCAAACCAATTCCTCACAGGTTTCTTTGTTTTTTTGTAAAAGGGAAGAAAATAGTCATTACTAACGCTTTTGTTAAAAAAACGGATAAGCTACCTAAAAACGAAAAAATTAGAGCTATTAAAAGAAGGGAAGATTATGAAACAAGAAGTAAAAAAGGCATCTACTACTAA
- a CDS encoding helix-turn-helix domain-containing protein, whose protein sequence is MKQEVKKASTTKSTFDRLMKDKSFKAKFEKEYDALNLSETLIELMESQKVTVRELSKKANVSSTVIQEIRSGKQDNPTLLVLSKLIHTLGGEIVIKKGKKTLASV, encoded by the coding sequence ATGAAACAAGAAGTAAAAAAGGCATCTACTACTAAATCTACATTTGATCGTTTAATGAAAGATAAATCCTTCAAAGCTAAATTTGAGAAGGAATATGATGCTCTAAATCTTTCTGAAACATTAATTGAACTTATGGAATCACAAAAAGTAACCGTTAGAGAACTTTCAAAAAAAGCAAATGTATCAAGCACGGTGATTCAAGAAATTAGAAGTGGGAAACAAGATAATCCAACTTTACTAGTCCTTTCTAAATTAATTCACACTTTAGGTGGTGAAATAGTAATTAAGAAAGGGAAGAAAACATTAGCTAGTGTATAA
- a CDS encoding STM4504/CBY_0614 family protein — translation MDIKNIFSRRQKILRNQFPDVYQYTFMSENLRTQIVRIINKASRPEEKLGSDNSSNLFREIRNILCDEYGLFFLTNANHYNNPENDVITFVLTEKNIERVLDAIELFLEIFRNLQISFSKPMLSIDDATSIINQRFKEAGFGFRFENGQAIKLDSDYLHNETVKETIKLIHDKKFKSVNEEFLKAHEHFKKGNFSETIVEALKSFESTMKLILKSKNIKYKQEDTASILLKHLFENNFIPPYLSNYLNNLKSILESGIPTIRNKTASHGKGDKEIEITENLALFTLNITGSSINFLLKNL, via the coding sequence ATGGATATAAAAAATATTTTTTCAAGAAGGCAAAAGATACTGAGAAATCAATTTCCAGATGTATATCAGTATACATTTATGTCTGAAAATTTAAGAACACAAATTGTAAGGATAATAAATAAAGCATCTAGGCCAGAGGAAAAACTAGGCTCAGACAATTCCTCCAATCTATTTAGAGAAATACGAAATATACTTTGTGATGAATATGGATTATTCTTTTTAACAAATGCCAACCATTATAATAATCCCGAAAATGATGTAATCACATTTGTGCTAACTGAAAAAAATATCGAAAGGGTGCTAGATGCGATTGAATTATTTCTGGAAATATTCAGAAATTTACAGATATCTTTTTCGAAGCCAATGCTCTCCATAGATGATGCAACTTCAATAATTAACCAACGATTTAAAGAAGCAGGATTCGGGTTTAGATTTGAAAACGGTCAAGCAATCAAATTAGATTCAGACTATCTGCATAATGAAACAGTGAAAGAAACAATCAAACTAATTCATGATAAAAAATTCAAAAGCGTAAACGAAGAATTTCTGAAAGCTCATGAACACTTTAAAAAAGGAAACTTCTCTGAAACAATAGTAGAAGCATTAAAATCATTTGAATCAACCATGAAGCTTATTTTAAAAAGTAAAAACATTAAATACAAGCAGGAAGATACTGCCAGTATATTATTAAAGCACTTATTCGAAAATAATTTCATTCCGCCATACCTAAGCAATTATCTTAACAATTTAAAATCTATCTTAGAAAGCGGAATACCAACAATTAGAAACAAAACTGCCTCTCATGGTAAGGGTGATAAAGAAATCGAAATAACCGAAAATTTAGCTTTGTTTACTCTAAATATAACTGGTTCAAGTATAAATTTTCTACTTAAAAATCTGTAA